The nucleotide sequence GGTATCAGACATTATCCTCAATTCTTTAACCAATATTGAGGGATTGCGGTAGCTTTCCACTTGTTCGGCTCGCCGTCCTCCCTTATTGCTGTAATGCTCGTATTGGTTATAATTCATAGACAACCATTTATAAAGAATAATGCTGTACTTACTATTTAAGTCTACAAGGTCAGACAAAGCATATTGCGTGAATTTTTCTTTCAGCTCAATCAAATAAGGCATAATTTCACGATGAAATTCTATTTTTACTTCGTCATTGTAGCTATTCCATTCTACAAAAGGGATAGGAACAATACTTTTCATGTTATAACCTTTTCCTTTAACTTCTTTAATCTGAAAAAAAGCTTGCTTTTGCATTTTTTCAATGGCTTCTTTAAAGCGACTATGCTTGTCGTTGTCAGATACTTTAAAAAAAGCAAATAGTTCAGTCTTTGATAATAAAATCGTATGGTCTTTGGGTGGATTGTCCGTATCAATACAAGATACGGCTAATTCAAAAATTTTTAAAGGAACTTTATCCATTTTGGCAACGGATGTGATGAGGTCGTTATGTTCCACGATTTTTCGTTTTTCGATTTCTTTCAAGGGATAAACCACCTTTTTCTCGTTTAATTCATTGTTATTTGGTATAATAGACATAGTAATTGCTCCTTTGTGAGTGATTTTGGTTAAGCATGAAGAAATGCTCTGCAAAAAGTTTTTTCTTCATGTTTTTATTATATCAAAACAAGTGTAGCATTTCAAATGTTTTCTACACCTATACACAGTTTTTTCTACACCTATACACAGTTTTTTCTACACCTATACACAGTTTTTTCTACACCTATAAACTCGAATTACCTTGAAAACACTGACTTTTTTTCCACGCAAAAGAACAAAAGATTAAAATATATATGATAAATATATAATAGGCTTCGCCTATTTTTTATTTTTTTCAAAAATGTAAAACCAAAGGTCAAAGTCATCAAAAAAGGAGTGAGCGAAAACCACGCTCACATTTTACTTGCAGCGTTCACTTCGTTCACTCGCTAAAAGAAAAGATCAAAACCACTTTTAGGAATTTATTGGATTCCCTCTAATTGCTCATATAAGCTGTTTTAACTGTTTGATTAGCTAAATACACATATCATGCAATCAAGCGTCTTACAGACGGTCAGGGCAAGCCCTAAACAACCCTTAAATGGAAAACCGATACTTTGTTTAACTTGTTTTTTACAAGTTATAACAAACTATTCAATTCAAAATCAATTTAAACCCACTTAAAAGCTCGTTTAAGCATTCTTAATGCTCCCTTTGAACCAAATAGACAGTTTCGAATTAAAGTCGCTTAAATCGAGTTTTAGAGCGTTTTAAAATAGAATGATGAAAAACTAAAGAGTTTCAAACGCTGGTCGGCTTGTTTCGTTAAAAAAGAGTGCAATGCGCACTTACACATCACTCTAAAAACGAGTGATGTAATGGCTAAAAATCGTGTATTAGAAGTTGCTTATCGCAACAACAAAATTTCATGATAGTAGCATCTCTTAAATGAGAATGAGTGAGTCTTTGTTTAAATTTGTGATACATTTTTCTGATCCATCAAGAACTTCCTCAAAGATAAAATGCCTCAGCGCTCATTCCTCAATCGCCCTTTGTCATTGATTTTGTAATAAGCATTGCGCCCTATTCGGTTACAATCCTCACAACAAAATAGAAAATATAAACCCATAAATACTGCAAGCTATCACATTGTAATACAAATCACTTCGTTCTTGTATTACAATGTTGCTTGAAAAGGGGGAAGTTTCACTTTCCCCTTTTATCCCCTTTGGATTGTGTCGATTTGCTTTACGCAAACGCCACCTACCCATTTTATAAAAATAAAATGGGCAAAAGATCTTTCTTTTTGTCATACAAAAAGAAGAAAAAAAGAGACGATTTTCTTCTTCCGAAAACGTCCCTCTTTTTCCTAAAACCATGGATGAACGAACAAAAAATCTCTCGTATTTTGTTTGTTCATCCACTAAAAATATGCGAACAGTATGGCTTCATTCAATCCTGTTCTTACAAGTCAAAAGCATCGAATCGTCCAAGGACGATTCAACAAAAAAAGTAGTCGTTTTTGGACGACTACTAAGTTCTAAACATTCATTACCCAAAATCAATTTGGTCTAACATCGTTTCTCGACTAGCTTGATCTAATCCAAGATACGTTAAGGTCATGGATTCACTTGAATGGTTTAATAAATGCATAACTAAGCCAATAATAGTTTGACTGGGTATAGACCCGATAAGCGCCTGTTTTACGCATGGTATGCGTTCCTAGATAGTTAATTCCTAAAAGATCACCAACTCGTGCCATAATCTTATAAAACTGTTTCTCGGTAATAGGACGATCAGGACGAGAAGTTGAAGGAAATAACCACTCTGAATTCATGTTTTGTTGGATTAGCCATGCATGATAAAGCATTAAATCTTGTTGGACAGGTTTTAAATATAACGTATTTCCCTTACCTGTTTTTTGATCATGAATAAATGCAGTTTGTTTGACTGTTCCATCAAGATTAAAGACATCTGTTTTCTTTAATTTCATGACATCACTTACTCTTAACAAGGTCGCTTTCCCAACTTGGAAAATTGTATAGTTGCGACGACCAGCACGAAAACTATCAAGTAGTGTATCCTGCACCATTTTTAAGATATTTGAATCTTTGATATTTTTAAAAATTTTTGTACATTTTTGAAGTTAGGTCAAGTAATACTCCAAGAAGTTCATTATGATCACTAATCATATCAAATAATTGGTCTTCTGTTAAAACACCACATTTTACTGGGATTTTTTCAATTTCCATATATTCAAACCATTTTTCACTACCATAAAAATTTCTTAATTCAATATAGTTATTGTAAATTGAGTTAAATT is from Lactococcus lactis and encodes:
- a CDS encoding cytochrome B, which produces MDEQTKYERFFVRSSMVLGKRGTFSEEENRLFFSSFCMTKRKIFCPFYFYKMGRWRLRKANRHNPKGIKGESETSPFSSNIVIQERSDLYYNVIACSIYGFIFSILL
- a CDS encoding DUF4298 domain-containing protein — protein: MDNKDIELIQQMENKYDTFMPVLTNLIDSVEKFNSIYNNYIELRNFYGSEKWFEYMEIEKIPVKCGVLTEDQLFDMISDHNELLGVLLDLTSKMYKNF